GCATGAAAAAATGAGCTTTTTTGCACTGAAAACAACGGTAGTCAGAAAACTCTGTTATCGTTAATTTGGGTTTTGTAGCTCCAATCCAAGGATGGCCGTCATCGGTCATTCCTGAATCGATACCTGATTCTTCAATGGATAAAGGCTTAAGAAGCCAGTATTGGGGCATAAACAGCCACATTGCAACAGGCGAAACGATTATGATAAAAAAAACGATCCGCGCGATTTTAATTTTCATAAAAAATTTCAGGTCATTTATCAATCCCCTGAAAATTCCATCAGTATCAAAACGGCTTCTGATAATCCATGAATAAAAAAGCAGCGCAATATTGATGGCGTAACTGAGTATGCACATGATGCAGTAGCTTTTGATATAATAACCGGATATGAACGCAAGAACAAGACTGTAGGCTGTGAAACATCCTGATATAATAAAAATTAAGGGCCAGCCCCGCCTTTTTTCAGCCCTCACTGTTCCTGATATTGCAATAATAAAAAAAAGAAGCGCATATCCAATGATACCCCAGAATGGCACCGGTATATTCATAAATATTGAATAGCTGCTCTGGGAGACAGTATCGCAGTTGATGGCCTTTGAAATCGCACAGAAACTTATATAACTGATATCATTATAATTTCTGTAATGGGAATAGCTAAGATAAATGGAATTGACGAGACCGGATAATGAAATGATGAAAACAGGTATAAAATAGTATCTGTATGATAACGCATTTATTTCTTTTTTCATTGCTGCTTATCATCCTTACCTAAAAGCTCCCGTATTTTTTTCATTATGACAGGCTTAATTATATCAGCAGAAACAGGCACTGTCTGATAAAAAACAGGTAAAACTTTCAGCATTGTATTAATTGAAACTATACTGTTATTGCCAAGCATTTCTTCAGCATATTTTTCAGCAACAGTCATATTCCCTGATTTTACGCCGTTTTCTATAAGGCAGAAAGTTGTAAACATATTAGCAGGCTCTTTTCTGCCCAGCCTTGATAGAAACCACTCTGCATTTTTATAATGCCCTGTCATTGAAAGCGCCCTGCCTATATTCAAATATACTGAAGAATCCCAAGGAGACTTATGAAGAGCCTGTCTTAGATAATGGAGAGCTTCATCGGGTCTGTTCTGCCATAAAAGAATCAGACCTTTTACATTTAAATAATCGCTTTTGAGGTATCCTTTGCGGTTATTAAGAAGCAGGTCCATTTCTTTTGAGGCTTCTTCCCATCGTCCAAGCATTATGAGTGGTTTTACCATATCAAAACGGCCCTTTATAAAATCAGGATCAATATCAAGGGCTTTCTTATAAAATTCGATTGATTTTTCAAACTGATTTCTTTGAAAATATATAAAAGCAATGTTTCCATAAATATCTGAATCAAGATTCTTTCTTGCTTTATTCATAAGCAGAGTTTTTTCAAAAAGAGCCATTGCTACATCATAGTCTCTTAGTGTAGGATTATCTTTCCATGCTAAAGCAATCGCGACATTTGTAGCAGGCCTTGCATCGTTTGGAGCTTTTTTCAAAGCATCATACCATAGGGAAAGTTCCGTTTTCCAGACGTTATTGCGACTATATGTATTTATACCAAACCAAATAATTACAAGAGAAGCTGTAAATATAATCATCTGATAAACGAAACAGTTTCTACCTTTGAATCTTTTCAAAGCTTCATTTACTCCCCAGGCAACAGGCATAAAAAGGAACATGGAAGGCAGATAGTTTCTATGCTCAAAGACGAGTTCCAAAGGGATAAATGTCGATTCTATTATGTGATTTAAAAAATAAAAAAGAATTGATAATGCCAGCAAAGGTCTTTTAGTGAACTGAAA
This portion of the Desulforegula conservatrix Mb1Pa genome encodes:
- a CDS encoding vitamin K epoxide reductase/DsbA family protein, coding for MKKEINALSYRYYFIPVFIISLSGLVNSIYLSYSHYRNYNDISYISFCAISKAINCDTVSQSSYSIFMNIPVPFWGIIGYALLFFIIAISGTVRAEKRRGWPLIFIISGCFTAYSLVLAFISGYYIKSYCIMCILSYAINIALLFYSWIIRSRFDTDGIFRGLINDLKFFMKIKIARIVFFIIIVSPVAMWLFMPQYWLLKPLSIEESGIDSGMTDDGHPWIGATKPKLTITEFSDYRCFQCKKAHFFMRQLVAAHPDKLRLVHRHYPMDSRFNNVIITAPFHEGSGELALIAVYAAHKGNFWKVNDILFNLEIGDEGGINTARISELIGFSRAEVYFAIKNKTVRQILNNDILVGMKLEIMATPAFVIEGKVYIGELPFETIEKAVNEE
- a CDS encoding tetratricopeptide repeat protein; the protein is MVAVISIGGVAIFVKGNLFFFIDRYNYRPFSISERLLTEPRIILGYLSQLFYPLSDRFSITHDVEISKNLFQPWMTLPSILAVFTIIVIGFFQFTKRPLLALSILFYFLNHIIESTFIPLELVFEHRNYLPSMFLFMPVAWGVNEALKRFKGRNCFVYQMIIFTASLVIIWFGINTYSRNNVWKTELSLWYDALKKAPNDARPATNVAIALAWKDNPTLRDYDVAMALFEKTLLMNKARKNLDSDIYGNIAFIYFQRNQFEKSIEFYKKALDIDPDFIKGRFDMVKPLIMLGRWEEASKEMDLLLNNRKGYLKSDYLNVKGLILLWQNRPDEALHYLRQALHKSPWDSSVYLNIGRALSMTGHYKNAEWFLSRLGRKEPANMFTTFCLIENGVKSGNMTVAEKYAEEMLGNNSIVSINTMLKVLPVFYQTVPVSADIIKPVIMKKIRELLGKDDKQQ